The following coding sequences lie in one Amycolatopsis cihanbeyliensis genomic window:
- a CDS encoding GTP cyclohydrolase — translation MIVQLAQGPLHTHFGAFTEYLFYDGQSESIAIVKGEISGREDVLCRVHSHCTAAHFFNGSECDCREQMAMAQEKVEQAGTGIIVWLDQDGKGNGRMAELLTATLRAKGAAQTEAYAELGFKRDGRSFERAAEILKFFNLGSITLMSNNPDKISGLTERGVVVSGTMNLTIVPRNLFLQKTYRDKVQHQGHSIKL, via the coding sequence GTGATAGTTCAATTAGCGCAGGGACCGTTACACACCCATTTCGGCGCTTTCACTGAGTACTTATTTTACGATGGTCAGAGTGAATCGATCGCGATCGTCAAAGGGGAGATTTCGGGCAGAGAAGACGTGCTCTGCAGGGTTCACTCGCACTGCACAGCCGCGCATTTCTTCAACGGTAGCGAATGCGACTGTCGAGAACAGATGGCCATGGCGCAGGAGAAGGTCGAGCAGGCTGGCACCGGCATCATTGTCTGGCTAGACCAGGATGGGAAGGGCAACGGCCGCATGGCTGAGCTGCTCACCGCGACCCTCCGGGCGAAGGGAGCTGCACAGACCGAGGCTTATGCAGAGCTGGGATTCAAGCGGGATGGCCGGTCGTTCGAGCGAGCGGCTGAGATTCTCAAGTTCTTCAACTTGGGCTCGATCACGCTGATGTCCAACAATCCCGATAAGATCAGCGGATTGACGGAGCGCGGCGTAGTAGTATCCGGCACCATGAACCTGACGATTGTTCCACGGAATCTGTTTCTGCAAAAGACCTATCGAGACAAGGTTCAGCACCAGGGCCACTCGATCAAACTCTAG
- a CDS encoding non-heme iron oxygenase ferredoxin subunit, producing the protein MAGDPIKVCEISDLSTDKGYRVTSVAPPLAVFLTVDGAVHVLDDSCTHQDAALSDGWVDDCIVECPLHMSRFDLRTGMVDAPPAALPVRVHKAKVVNSEVWVTLSEEAPNLPPGTAPS; encoded by the coding sequence ATGGCTGGCGATCCGATCAAGGTCTGTGAAATATCCGACCTTTCTACGGACAAGGGCTACAGGGTCACGTCGGTGGCACCACCCCTTGCGGTCTTCCTTACCGTGGATGGGGCGGTGCACGTGCTCGACGACAGTTGCACCCATCAGGATGCCGCGTTGTCGGACGGGTGGGTCGATGACTGCATCGTGGAGTGTCCGTTGCACATGTCCCGATTTGATCTGCGCACCGGAATGGTTGACGCTCCACCTGCAGCACTGCCTGTGCGAGTACACAAGGCCAAGGTCGTCAACAGTGAGGTCTGGGTAACACTGTCTGAGGAAGCGCCGAATCTGCCCCCGGGTACTGCTCCTTCGTAA